One stretch of Candidatus Rokuibacteriota bacterium DNA includes these proteins:
- the zwf gene encoding glucose-6-phosphate dehydrogenase, translating to MAETTVQNPLTGGLAKTLIPQPCSLVIFGGGGDLTRRKLLPAVYNLALDGVLPATFAVTGFSRLDLDDLGFRNLAREGVQKFSRQPLDPGRWPDFERTLFYLTGSFDDPQTYAQLKERLEKIEAELAIPGNRVFYLAIPPSFIETCVQQLKAAGMVMPADGPGPFSRIIVEKPVGRDLDSARQVNATLAAVFDERQIFRIDHYLGKETVQNLLVLRFANSIFEPLWNQKYVDHVQITVAEQEGVGIRASYYEEAGALRDMVQNHILQLVCLTAMEPPWALDADVVRDAKLEILRALRPIAGQDVDRYVVRAQYGTGYIHGQDVPGYRREEGVRPDSTSETYVALKLFIDNWRWAGVPFYIRTGKRMPKRATEIAIQFKDVPQILFNADPSNPLDPNVLAIRIQPEEGMSLRISSKLPGPKARVYPVKMDFRYGSTFGEASPEAYERLLLDVMAGDATLFMRRDAVEASWAWVTNILDFWQSSGARWLPEYPAGTWGPLESDRLVQGDNRWWRTL from the coding sequence ATGGCGGAGACGACGGTTCAGAACCCTCTCACCGGCGGCTTGGCGAAGACACTGATCCCGCAGCCGTGCAGTCTGGTCATCTTCGGGGGCGGCGGCGATCTCACCCGTCGAAAACTCCTCCCGGCTGTCTACAACCTCGCCCTGGACGGTGTGCTGCCCGCCACCTTCGCGGTCACGGGCTTCTCGCGCCTCGACCTTGACGACCTGGGCTTCAGGAATCTGGCCCGTGAGGGCGTCCAGAAGTTCTCGCGTCAGCCCCTGGACCCGGGCCGGTGGCCCGACTTCGAGCGGACCCTCTTCTACCTCACCGGCTCCTTCGACGACCCCCAGACCTACGCCCAGCTCAAGGAGCGCCTGGAGAAGATCGAGGCCGAGCTGGCCATCCCGGGGAACCGGGTCTTCTACCTCGCCATCCCGCCCAGCTTCATCGAGACCTGCGTCCAGCAGCTCAAGGCGGCGGGCATGGTGATGCCGGCCGACGGGCCGGGCCCGTTCTCCCGGATCATCGTCGAGAAGCCGGTGGGGCGGGACCTGGACTCCGCTCGCCAGGTGAACGCGACCCTCGCCGCCGTCTTCGACGAGCGCCAGATCTTCCGCATCGACCACTACCTGGGGAAGGAGACGGTTCAGAACCTCCTCGTCCTCCGCTTCGCCAACAGCATCTTCGAGCCGCTCTGGAACCAGAAGTACGTCGACCACGTGCAGATCACCGTGGCGGAGCAGGAGGGGGTGGGGATCCGCGCGAGCTACTACGAGGAGGCCGGGGCGCTGCGCGACATGGTGCAGAACCACATCCTGCAACTGGTGTGCCTGACCGCCATGGAGCCTCCGTGGGCCCTGGACGCCGACGTCGTCCGCGACGCGAAGCTCGAGATCCTCCGCGCGCTGCGGCCGATCGCGGGCCAGGACGTGGACCGCTACGTGGTGAGGGCCCAGTACGGCACGGGCTACATCCACGGGCAGGACGTCCCCGGGTACCGGCGGGAGGAAGGGGTGCGGCCCGACTCCACTAGCGAGACCTACGTCGCGCTCAAGCTCTTCATCGACAACTGGCGCTGGGCCGGCGTGCCGTTCTACATCCGGACGGGCAAGCGCATGCCCAAGCGCGCGACCGAGATCGCCATCCAGTTCAAGGACGTCCCGCAGATCCTCTTCAACGCCGACCCGTCCAACCCGCTCGACCCGAACGTCCTGGCGATCCGCATCCAGCCCGAGGAGGGGATGTCGCTCCGGATCTCCTCCAAGCTCCCCGGCCCCAAGGCGCGCGTCTACCCGGTGAAGATGGACTTCCGCTATGGCTCCACCTTCGGCGAGGCGTCGCCCGAAGCCTACGAGCGGCTGCTCCTCGATGTCATGGCCGGTGACGCGACCCTCTTCATGCGGCGCGATGCCGTCGAGGCCTCGTGGGCCTGGGTGACCAACATCCTGGACTTCTGGCAGAGCTCGGGAGCCCGGTGGCTGCCCGAGTATCCGGCCGGGACGTGGGGCCCGCTCGAGTCCGACAGGCTCGTCCAGGGAGACAATCGCTGGTGGAGGACTTTGTGA
- the gnd gene encoding decarboxylating 6-phosphogluconate dehydrogenase: MQLGMIGLGRMGANMVRRLMRGGHACAVFDMSRKSVEQLASEGAVGTASLDEFARKLTKPRVAWIMVPAGDPTEQTVVALAERMEAGDIIIDGGNSYFKDDVRRAKALKPKGIHYVDVGTSGGIWGLERGYCLMIGGPREAVQHLDPIFKTLAPGRGTTPRTPGRERLGGTAEEGYLHCGPVGAGHFVKMVHNGIEYGLMQAYAEGFDIFRNANSKELSEDHRYDLNAADIAEVWRRGSVVISWLLDLTAAALVENPTLASYTGFVQDSGEGRWTVMAAVEEAVPADVLSASLYTRFRSRQEHTFAEKILSAMRHKFGGHIERPSGG, encoded by the coding sequence ATGCAACTGGGCATGATCGGGCTGGGTCGCATGGGCGCCAACATGGTGCGCCGGCTGATGCGCGGCGGCCACGCGTGCGCCGTCTTCGACATGAGCCGGAAGAGCGTCGAGCAGCTGGCGAGCGAGGGCGCCGTCGGGACTGCATCGCTCGACGAGTTCGCCCGCAAGTTGACCAAGCCACGCGTGGCCTGGATCATGGTGCCCGCGGGCGACCCCACCGAGCAGACGGTCGTGGCGCTGGCCGAGCGAATGGAGGCGGGCGACATCATCATCGATGGGGGGAACTCGTACTTCAAGGACGATGTGCGCCGCGCCAAGGCGCTGAAGCCGAAGGGCATCCACTACGTGGACGTGGGGACGAGCGGCGGCATCTGGGGGCTCGAGCGGGGCTACTGCCTGATGATCGGCGGTCCCAGGGAGGCGGTCCAGCACCTCGACCCGATCTTCAAGACGCTCGCGCCGGGACGGGGGACTACCCCGCGCACACCCGGACGCGAGCGCCTCGGCGGCACCGCCGAAGAGGGGTACCTCCACTGCGGCCCGGTCGGCGCCGGCCACTTCGTCAAGATGGTGCACAACGGCATCGAGTACGGCCTCATGCAGGCCTACGCGGAGGGTTTCGACATCTTCCGCAACGCCAACTCCAAGGAGCTCTCGGAGGATCACCGCTACGACCTCAACGCCGCGGACATCGCCGAGGTCTGGCGGCGCGGCAGCGTGGTGATCTCGTGGCTCCTCGACCTCACGGCAGCCGCGCTGGTCGAAAACCCGACGCTCGCGAGCTACACTGGCTTTGTCCAGGATTCCGGCGAGGGGCGCTGGACGGTGATGGCGGCGGTCGAAGAGGCGGTGCCCGCCGACGTGCTCTCGGCCTCTCTCTACACGCGGTTCCGTTCGCGGCAGGAGCACACGTTCGCCGAGAAGATCCTGTCGGCGATGCGCCACAAGTTCGGCGGCCACATCGAGCGCCCGAGCGGGGGCTAA
- a CDS encoding bifunctional transaldolase/phosoglucose isomerase encodes MALIDLRQYGQSVWYDFMSRHLLASGELLRLIARDGLAGVTSNPTILEQAVNKTDAYDEEIALIARRRMPTGEIYTRVVTEDIAEAADILHTVYEATQTGDGYVSLEVSPTLAHDADGTVAEALALWKRLKRANVMIKVPGTAAGFTAVRRLIAEGVNVNITLLFSQADYEAAARAYIDGLKDRLAKGGDIKRVASVASFFVSRIDTAVDKELDRLSAAAREPETKQRLDALKGKAAIANAKLAYQRFQDIFTSEEFRALEAQGARRQRPLWASTGTKNPKYSDVLYIEELVGPDTVNTMPPGALAAFRDHGRARPTIEQDVAGARRVFAELGAVGVDMNAIYGRLKTEGLQAFEDSFDALMLGIDTKRKAALLRAGYEIAGAKLGRELDRYNVELQLAGFVEGVWAKRPDLWSEDPAEQKRIANRLGWLESPELMAKNLARLKRFAGGVRADGIRHVVLLGMGGSSLAPEVMRAVLGVERGFPAFTMLDSTDPGAVRAVERSVPMRETLFIVASKSGTTVEPNALAAHFKSCLEAAGVAQPARHLVAITDEGTALHEQALHDGYREVFVNPADIGGRYSALSFFGMVPAALMGIDVSALLAWGRGMALLCGPTGAIAQNPGVALGIAMGSAARAGRDKLTLITGPRLRPFGLWIEQLIAESTGKRGTGIVPVAGEPLGPPEVYGNDRLFVRLRLHGGDVDEHERDGKVERLRAAGHPIVNIRLVNAMAIGAEFVRWEIATATAGAILGINPFDEPNVQQAKDATKALLARHAAEGRLPIAPAQLTVDGTSLTFDRVVIDKLGDLATDPGRALRAFLDLANPGDYLGLLAYLPLDPGLEERLGRLRTAIRDRKRVATMLGFGPRYLHSTGQLHKGGANSGVFILFTADRKEDVAIPGERFSFGVLELAQALGDFMSLEATGRRALRINLPAPDPAALDRACRLLEAALGS; translated from the coding sequence ATGGCGCTGATTGACCTCCGTCAGTACGGCCAGAGCGTCTGGTACGACTTCATGAGCCGTCACCTCCTCGCCTCGGGCGAGCTTCTACGCCTCATCGCTCGGGACGGGCTGGCCGGCGTGACCTCCAACCCCACCATCCTCGAGCAGGCGGTGAACAAGACGGACGCCTACGACGAGGAGATCGCCCTCATCGCACGCCGCCGGATGCCTACCGGCGAGATCTACACCCGCGTCGTCACCGAGGACATCGCCGAGGCCGCCGACATCCTCCACACCGTCTACGAGGCGACCCAGACCGGCGACGGCTACGTGAGCCTCGAGGTCTCGCCCACCCTGGCTCACGACGCCGACGGCACGGTGGCCGAGGCGCTGGCCCTCTGGAAGCGCCTCAAGCGCGCCAACGTCATGATCAAGGTGCCGGGGACCGCGGCGGGCTTCACCGCCGTCCGACGCCTCATCGCCGAGGGGGTGAACGTCAACATCACCCTGCTTTTCTCCCAGGCCGACTACGAGGCGGCGGCACGGGCGTACATCGACGGCCTCAAGGATCGTCTGGCGAAGGGCGGCGACATCAAAAGGGTCGCCTCCGTCGCCAGCTTCTTTGTGAGCCGCATCGATACGGCGGTGGACAAGGAGCTCGACCGGCTCTCGGCGGCGGCCCGCGAGCCCGAGACCAAGCAGCGGCTCGACGCCCTCAAGGGCAAGGCGGCCATCGCCAACGCCAAGCTGGCTTACCAGCGGTTCCAGGATATCTTCACCAGCGAAGAGTTCCGCGCGCTGGAGGCGCAGGGGGCTCGGCGCCAGCGCCCGCTCTGGGCGTCCACGGGAACCAAGAACCCCAAGTACAGCGACGTCCTCTACATCGAGGAGCTGGTGGGCCCGGACACGGTCAACACCATGCCCCCCGGCGCGCTGGCTGCCTTCCGTGACCACGGCCGGGCCCGCCCGACGATCGAGCAGGACGTGGCCGGCGCGCGTCGGGTCTTCGCCGAGCTCGGGGCCGTGGGCGTGGACATGAACGCCATCTACGGCCGGCTCAAGACCGAAGGGCTCCAGGCCTTCGAGGACTCCTTCGACGCTCTCATGCTGGGCATCGACACCAAGCGCAAGGCCGCGCTCCTCAGGGCGGGCTACGAGATCGCCGGGGCCAAGCTGGGGCGGGAGCTGGACCGCTACAACGTCGAGCTCCAGCTCGCCGGCTTCGTCGAGGGGGTGTGGGCCAAGCGGCCCGACCTCTGGTCCGAGGATCCGGCGGAGCAGAAGCGGATCGCCAACCGCCTTGGCTGGCTCGAGTCTCCAGAGCTCATGGCCAAGAACTTGGCCCGGCTCAAGCGCTTCGCCGGCGGCGTGCGGGCGGACGGAATCCGGCACGTCGTGCTCCTCGGCATGGGAGGCTCGAGCCTCGCCCCTGAGGTGATGCGCGCCGTCCTGGGCGTGGAGCGGGGCTTCCCCGCCTTCACCATGCTCGACTCGACCGATCCGGGCGCCGTGCGCGCGGTCGAGCGGAGCGTGCCGATGCGGGAAACGCTCTTCATCGTCGCGAGCAAGTCCGGGACCACCGTCGAGCCGAACGCCCTCGCCGCCCACTTCAAGTCGTGCCTCGAGGCGGCCGGCGTGGCGCAGCCCGCCCGGCACCTGGTCGCCATCACCGACGAGGGGACCGCACTCCACGAGCAGGCCCTGCACGACGGCTACCGCGAGGTCTTCGTCAACCCGGCGGACATCGGCGGCCGCTACTCCGCCCTCTCGTTCTTCGGGATGGTGCCCGCCGCCCTCATGGGGATCGATGTCTCGGCGCTGCTGGCCTGGGGGCGGGGCATGGCCCTCCTCTGCGGGCCGACCGGCGCAATCGCCCAGAACCCGGGTGTGGCCCTCGGGATCGCCATGGGGAGCGCGGCGCGCGCCGGGCGCGACAAGCTCACGCTCATCACCGGCCCGCGCCTGCGCCCGTTCGGCCTCTGGATCGAGCAGCTCATCGCCGAATCCACGGGCAAGCGGGGCACGGGCATCGTGCCGGTGGCGGGCGAGCCCCTCGGGCCGCCCGAGGTATATGGCAACGACCGGCTCTTCGTCCGCCTGCGCCTGCACGGGGGCGACGTGGACGAGCACGAGCGCGACGGCAAGGTGGAGCGGCTGCGCGCGGCCGGTCATCCCATCGTGAACATCCGCCTGGTCAACGCTATGGCCATCGGCGCCGAGTTCGTCCGCTGGGAGATCGCCACCGCCACCGCGGGGGCGATCCTCGGCATCAACCCGTTCGACGAGCCCAACGTCCAGCAGGCCAAGGACGCGACCAAGGCCCTCCTCGCCCGCCATGCCGCCGAGGGGCGGCTCCCGATCGCGCCGGCCCAGCTCACCGTGGACGGGACCAGCCTCACCTTCGACCGGGTCGTCATCGACAAGCTCGGGGATCTGGCCACCGATCCCGGCCGGGCGCTCCGCGCCTTCCTGGACCTGGCGAACCCCGGCGATTACCTGGGCCTCCTGGCCTACCTGCCGCTGGACCCGGGCCTGGAGGAGCGGCTCGGCCGGCTCCGCACGGCGATCCGCGACCGTAAACGGGTCGCCACGATGTTAGGCTTTGGGCCACGCTACCTCCACTCCACCGGGCAGCTCCACAAGGGCGGCGCCAACTCCGGGGTCTTCATCCTGTTCACGGCCGATCGCAAAGAGGACGTGGCGATCCCCGGCGAGAGGTTCTCGTTCGGCGTGCTCGAGCTGGCCCAGGCCCTGGGGGACTTTATGTCCCTGGAGGCGACAGGGCGTCGGGCGCTCCGGATCAACCTGCCGGCGCCCGACCCGGCGGCCCTGGACCGGGCTTGCCGCCTGCTCGAAGCAGCGCTTGGAAGCTAG
- a CDS encoding transketolase family protein, which yields MELGLATREAYGRTLAELGEENPRIVVLDADLSKSTYTALFGKKFKDRFFDVGIAEANLCSIAAGLAAGGLIPFASSFASFLLCKGYEQLRICCAYMEFNVNFVGSHGGISLGEDGPSQMSIEDITLACCLPGFTVAVPADEVATAALVRAAAEHYGPVYLRVGRPRALRIYAPGERFSFGRAKTLSDGDDVTVIANGLMVAVACQAAELAERKGIHARVIDCHTAKPLDEATVGLAAEETGAIVVAEEHLARPGLGSLVAQAAARRRPVPMEFVGLPDAFAESGSAEELFRAYGLTAADILGAIDRVLARKGKGAAVTAR from the coding sequence ATGGAGCTCGGCCTCGCGACCCGCGAGGCCTACGGACGCACCCTGGCCGAGCTGGGCGAGGAGAACCCCCGGATCGTGGTCCTGGACGCCGACCTGTCCAAGTCCACGTACACCGCGCTGTTCGGCAAGAAGTTCAAGGACCGGTTCTTCGACGTGGGCATCGCCGAGGCGAACCTCTGCTCGATCGCCGCCGGCCTCGCCGCGGGTGGGTTGATCCCCTTCGCTTCGAGCTTCGCCTCCTTCCTCCTCTGCAAGGGGTACGAGCAGCTCCGCATCTGCTGCGCCTACATGGAGTTCAACGTGAACTTCGTGGGGAGCCACGGCGGCATCTCCCTCGGCGAGGACGGCCCCTCGCAGATGAGCATCGAGGACATCACCCTGGCCTGCTGCCTGCCCGGCTTCACGGTGGCGGTGCCCGCCGACGAGGTCGCGACAGCGGCGCTCGTGCGCGCGGCCGCGGAGCACTACGGCCCGGTCTACCTCCGGGTCGGACGCCCGCGGGCTCTCCGGATCTACGCCCCCGGCGAGCGCTTCTCTTTCGGCCGTGCGAAGACCCTTTCCGACGGGGATGACGTCACCGTCATCGCCAACGGCCTCATGGTGGCCGTCGCCTGCCAGGCTGCGGAACTGGCCGAGCGTAAGGGAATCCACGCGCGGGTGATCGACTGCCACACGGCCAAACCGCTCGACGAGGCGACCGTCGGGTTGGCCGCCGAGGAAACCGGGGCCATCGTCGTGGCCGAAGAGCACCTGGCGCGGCCGGGGCTGGGGAGCCTGGTGGCCCAGGCCGCCGCCCGGCGCCGGCCCGTCCCTATGGAGTTCGTCGGCCTGCCGGACGCCTTCGCCGAGTCCGGCAGTGCGGAGGAGCTGTTCCGGGCCTACGGCCTCACGGCCGCGGACATCCTCGGGGCCATCGACCGCGTCCTGGCCCGCAAGGGCAAGGGCGCTGCGGTAACGGCCCGCTAG
- a CDS encoding transketolase produces MDPKAVDIRALQTQARRIRRLVIEMLTAAGSGHPGGSLSAADIVTCLYFAVMRHRPSEPLWEDRDRFILSKGHACPVLYATLAEAGYITHDLLTSLRRFGSPLQGHPDRRKLGLVEASTGSLGIGLSMGIGLALAARLRASPSRTYILLGDGECEEGQIWEAAMYAPHVKLGNLCAIVDYNRLQLDASVEEITDLEPLADKWRAFKWNTIEIDGHNYEQILRAFADAARVQDRPTMIVASTVKGKGVSYMENQLKYHGSVPDKPEEIARALQEIGPEVKP; encoded by the coding sequence ATGGACCCGAAGGCAGTGGACATTCGAGCACTCCAGACGCAGGCCCGGCGCATCCGCAGGCTAGTCATCGAGATGCTCACCGCGGCCGGCTCAGGCCACCCGGGCGGGAGCCTGTCGGCGGCCGACATCGTGACCTGCCTCTACTTCGCGGTGATGCGCCACCGGCCGTCTGAGCCGTTGTGGGAGGACCGCGACCGGTTCATCCTGTCCAAGGGCCACGCCTGTCCGGTCCTCTACGCGACCCTCGCCGAGGCGGGCTACATCACCCACGACCTCCTCACGTCGCTCCGCCGCTTCGGGAGCCCCTTGCAGGGGCACCCGGACCGGCGGAAGCTCGGGCTCGTCGAGGCCTCGACCGGCTCGCTCGGCATCGGCCTGTCCATGGGGATAGGCCTGGCGCTGGCGGCACGCCTGCGCGCCAGCCCGTCACGGACCTATATCCTGCTCGGCGACGGCGAGTGCGAGGAAGGGCAAATCTGGGAGGCGGCCATGTACGCCCCCCATGTGAAGCTCGGCAACCTCTGCGCGATCGTGGACTACAACCGGCTCCAGCTCGACGCCAGCGTCGAGGAGATCACCGATCTGGAACCGCTGGCCGACAAGTGGCGTGCGTTCAAGTGGAACACTATCGAGATCGACGGTCACAACTACGAGCAGATCCTGCGCGCCTTCGCCGACGCGGCCCGGGTCCAGGACCGGCCGACGATGATCGTGGCCTCGACGGTCAAGGGCAAGGGAGTCTCCTACATGGAGAACCAGCTCAAGTACCACGGCAGTGTCCCGGACAAGCCCGAGGAGATCGCGCGGGCGCTGCAGGAGATCGGCCCGGAGGTGAAGCCGTGA
- the rpiA gene encoding ribose-5-phosphate isomerase RpiA gives MAARALEYVRDGTAVGLGSGRAATAFVRALAARVREGLRVQCVPTSEATARLARELRLPFVGLDEAVLDVTVDGADEVDPQLNLIKGYGGALVRERIVAAASRRQIILVGAEKLVATLGTRGKLPVEMIPFAEPLCRRRLQALGYRPELRREGGRPFVSDNGNLILDCGTGPLADPAVAEHTIRAIPGVVDTGLFLGTAHAVLVAEGGKIRELTRKET, from the coding sequence CTGGCCGCGCGGGCCCTCGAGTACGTCCGCGACGGCACGGCCGTCGGGCTCGGCTCGGGCCGCGCCGCGACTGCCTTCGTGCGCGCGCTCGCGGCGCGGGTCCGCGAGGGGCTGCGCGTCCAGTGCGTGCCGACCTCGGAGGCCACGGCGCGCCTGGCCCGGGAGCTCCGGCTGCCGTTCGTGGGGCTCGACGAGGCCGTCCTGGATGTTACAGTGGACGGCGCCGACGAGGTGGACCCCCAACTCAACCTGATCAAGGGATACGGGGGGGCGTTGGTCCGGGAGCGGATCGTGGCGGCTGCGTCCCGGCGCCAGATCATCCTGGTTGGCGCCGAGAAGCTGGTGGCAACCCTGGGCACGCGGGGAAAGCTACCGGTAGAGATGATCCCGTTCGCCGAGCCGCTGTGCCGGCGGCGGTTGCAGGCCCTCGGCTACCGACCTGAGCTCAGGCGGGAGGGCGGGCGTCCGTTCGTCAGCGACAACGGCAATCTGATCCTCGACTGCGGCACCGGGCCCCTCGCCGACCCGGCCGTCGCCGAGCACACGATCCGCGCGATCCCGGGGGTCGTGGACACGGGGCTCTTCCTCGGGACCGCCCACGCGGTGCTCGTCGCGGAGGGGGGGAAGATTCGGGAGCTGACGCGAAAGGAGACATGA
- a CDS encoding heme-binding protein, with the protein MSESRCRASKAVRAGCVGLLFAVLGGGAGGRAEAAAFLTASDVTAIIRRAAEALDATTMVIAVTDREGTPLGLFFKPDAPLLGAAVGNFGQPVHAFELAIALARTGAFFSNNQAPLSSRTVRFISGIHFPPGIRNKANAALYGIENTNRGCSLNTTFNPGKEISPARSLLGINDGLPCNSSDTRGCGLGIATGKADLFDSDPEAVNGGGVPIFKDGEVVGGIGVAGVASDLAEFAAFVGSVPDSRFGPRVPSPGVIFLDGIALPFVNQTRQPPGTGPGVFSGTLLGLLDSPRGAAGVADGWLVGPTGSSELTAAEVEQIVNQAVAIANRARAAIRLPLGSTTRMVIAVTDLQGRILGLFRMPDATIFSIDVSVAKARNVIYFSGQSRTAEDLPGVPIGTAVTNRTISFGAQPLYPPGIDGTAPGPFFQLYLNDVTAPCRQGSQAANLNQSGIVFFPGSMPLYRAGQLVGGLGVSGDGVEQDDVVSAAGATGFAPPLRIRANRVFVGGIRLPLLKFNRNPFAR; encoded by the coding sequence ATGAGCGAGTCGAGGTGTCGGGCATCGAAGGCAGTGCGTGCGGGCTGCGTCGGGCTGCTGTTCGCCGTGCTCGGCGGCGGCGCGGGAGGACGCGCCGAGGCCGCCGCCTTCCTCACCGCGAGCGACGTCACCGCGATCATCCGCCGGGCGGCCGAGGCGCTCGACGCCACGACCATGGTCATCGCGGTGACCGACCGCGAAGGAACCCCGCTGGGGCTCTTCTTCAAACCCGACGCCCCCCTCCTCGGTGCGGCGGTCGGGAACTTTGGACAACCGGTGCACGCCTTCGAGTTGGCCATCGCCCTAGCCCGCACGGGAGCCTTCTTCAGCAACAACCAGGCGCCCCTCTCCTCACGAACGGTCCGCTTCATCAGCGGGATCCACTTCCCGCCGGGGATCCGGAACAAGGCAAACGCCGCCCTCTACGGGATCGAGAACACGAACCGGGGGTGCTCGCTGAACACGACCTTCAATCCGGGAAAGGAGATCAGCCCTGCCCGATCGCTCCTCGGGATCAATGACGGGCTCCCCTGCAACAGCTCCGACACGCGGGGGTGCGGGCTCGGGATCGCCACCGGCAAGGCCGACCTCTTCGACAGCGACCCGGAGGCCGTCAACGGCGGAGGCGTCCCGATCTTCAAGGACGGCGAGGTCGTCGGCGGGATCGGGGTCGCCGGCGTCGCGTCGGACCTGGCCGAGTTCGCGGCCTTCGTCGGGAGCGTCCCCGACTCGCGGTTCGGGCCGAGGGTACCGTCGCCGGGCGTGATCTTCCTCGACGGGATCGCGCTGCCGTTCGTCAACCAGACGCGGCAGCCACCGGGCACCGGCCCCGGCGTGTTCAGCGGAACGCTCCTGGGGCTGCTGGACAGCCCGCGCGGCGCGGCGGGCGTCGCCGACGGTTGGCTCGTGGGCCCGACCGGCAGCTCCGAGCTCACCGCGGCGGAGGTAGAGCAGATCGTCAACCAGGCTGTCGCGATCGCCAACCGGGCCCGCGCGGCGATCCGCCTCCCCCTCGGCAGCACGACCCGGATGGTGATCGCGGTCACGGACCTCCAGGGACGGATCCTCGGACTCTTCCGCATGCCCGACGCGACCATCTTCAGCATCGACGTCTCCGTCGCGAAGGCGCGGAACGTGATCTACTTCAGCGGCCAGAGCCGGACGGCCGAGGACCTGCCGGGCGTGCCGATCGGGACCGCGGTCACCAACCGCACGATCAGCTTCGGGGCCCAGCCCCTCTATCCGCCCGGCATCGACGGGACCGCCCCCGGCCCGTTCTTCCAGCTCTACCTGAACGACGTCACCGCGCCGTGCAGGCAGGGGAGCCAGGCCGCCAACCTGAACCAGAGCGGCATCGTGTTCTTCCCCGGCAGCATGCCGCTCTACAGGGCGGGGCAGCTCGTGGGCGGGCTGGGCGTCAGCGGCGACGGGGTGGAGCAGGACGATGTGGTCTCCGCGGCCGGCGCCACGGGGTTTGCGCCCCCGCTCCGGATCCGGGCCAACCGGGTCTTCGTCGGCGGCATCCGGTTGCCCCTCCTGAAGTTCAACCGGAACCCGTTCGCACGGTAG